A genomic window from Planococcus rifietoensis includes:
- a CDS encoding SMI1/KNR4 family protein, producing MSKIKTTLETLKKRLDSNNLLEVQQEDGYIEKVEMIFNPPATEDDLQKLPFSVPKDYEEFLRLHHGGLIFNSPEGGGGLKLLTVDEILEYRAIPGYEDYPANWFPVAYGYDGCYLIITDKKVGRGYLFWMETGNDFEDDMFLGMNFEDFLENIIMAQGSKFWEWGFRIPPTFNF from the coding sequence ATGTCTAAAATAAAAACTACTTTAGAAACATTAAAAAAAAGGCTGGATTCAAATAACCTTTTAGAAGTCCAACAAGAAGACGGCTATATCGAAAAAGTAGAGATGATTTTTAATCCTCCAGCAACTGAAGATGATTTGCAAAAGTTACCATTTAGTGTGCCAAAAGATTATGAAGAGTTTCTGCGACTTCATCACGGTGGACTTATTTTTAATAGTCCAGAAGGGGGAGGTGGTCTGAAACTCCTTACGGTAGATGAAATACTGGAATACCGAGCTATCCCTGGGTACGAGGACTACCCTGCTAACTGGTTTCCAGTTGCTTATGGGTATGATGGATGCTATTTGATTATTACGGATAAGAAGGTAGGAAGAGGTTATCTCTTTTGGATGGAGACAGGTAATGACTTTGAAGATGATATGTTTCTCGGTATGAACTTTGAAGATTTTCTTGAAAATATCATCATGGCTCAGGGATCAAAGTTTTGGGAATGGGGGTTCAGAATTCCACCAACGTTTAATTTTTAA
- a CDS encoding DUF2268 domain-containing putative Zn-dependent protease (predicted Zn-dependent protease with a strongly conserved HExxH motif) — protein sequence METFLETIASNPQANRKDLFLDTFKVLNQEFETMAFFGIFNLEKKIETLEKQLQEMHCLAYEKFIKDELTLLQLEFSVSKALEFELFILDDQDHFVREKLGGVSAYTDWNGRLFFAVLPDAQVRSTLKSVITHEYHHHWRIHALAITEQNQTLLDRLILEGLAEHFVKIRLGNDYLGPYKDALTEKQARVLWETTYHSNHNEVGEKTDVYMFGSKEENIPFWAGYAIGYYLVKWYLEKNEGNTIEDMTSLPSNSFIV from the coding sequence ATGGAAACTTTTCTTGAAACAATAGCCTCAAATCCACAGGCCAATAGAAAAGACTTATTCCTGGATACATTCAAGGTATTGAATCAGGAATTTGAAACGATGGCGTTTTTCGGTATATTCAATCTTGAAAAGAAGATTGAAACTCTCGAGAAACAACTCCAAGAAATGCACTGTCTTGCTTATGAAAAGTTCATCAAAGACGAACTAACCCTTCTGCAATTGGAGTTTTCAGTATCAAAAGCGTTAGAGTTTGAATTGTTCATTCTAGACGACCAAGATCACTTCGTGCGAGAAAAACTCGGCGGCGTCTCAGCATATACCGATTGGAATGGCAGACTTTTTTTCGCGGTGTTGCCCGATGCTCAAGTTCGTTCCACACTAAAGTCAGTCATTACGCATGAGTACCATCATCACTGGCGCATACACGCCTTGGCTATAACAGAGCAAAACCAAACTTTGTTAGACCGGTTAATATTGGAAGGCCTAGCAGAACATTTTGTAAAAATCAGGTTGGGCAATGACTATTTAGGCCCTTATAAAGATGCACTCACGGAAAAGCAAGCCCGAGTTCTGTGGGAGACCACTTATCACTCCAATCACAATGAAGTGGGCGAAAAAACAGATGTCTATATGTTTGGCAGCAAAGAAGAAAATATACCTTTTTGGGCCGGTTATGCCATTGGCTACTATTTGGTGAAATGGTATTTAGAAAAAAATGAAGGTAATACGATAGAAGATATGACGTCACTGCCTAGCAATAGTTTTATAGTTTAG
- a CDS encoding GNAT family N-acetyltransferase, whose amino-acid sequence MNIRKADHSDLNAILSLSPQAIFDGTLGEVMPSSEKVESLVQPLLDKGGFYFIAEAKDEILGWVLVGTTKDQFTEKQIGFIYELYIRQQHRGKGHSKRLMNAAIEHFQKEGYAEVRLSAKAENPAVHMYENMGFTTRSVTMCLNLE is encoded by the coding sequence ATGAACATTCGAAAAGCGGATCACAGCGACTTGAACGCCATCTTATCCTTATCACCGCAAGCTATTTTCGATGGAACTTTAGGTGAAGTGATGCCTTCAAGTGAAAAAGTCGAAAGCTTGGTTCAGCCTTTATTGGATAAAGGCGGGTTTTATTTTATCGCAGAAGCGAAAGATGAAATCCTTGGTTGGGTTCTAGTAGGAACCACAAAAGATCAGTTTACTGAAAAGCAGATTGGATTCATTTACGAACTGTATATCCGACAACAACACCGTGGCAAAGGACATTCAAAACGGTTGATGAATGCGGCCATTGAGCATTTTCAAAAAGAAGGGTACGCAGAAGTACGGTTAAGCGCAAAAGCAGAAAATCCAGCTGTGCATATGTACGAGAATATGGGATTTACGACAAGGAGCGTCACCATGTGCCTGAATCTCGAATAA
- a CDS encoding RNA polymerase sigma factor codes for MDGLTEIYEKHAEQVFKYIITLCRNADVAEELTQETFYEAIRSIDNYNGQCKMSVWLCQIGKHTYYKYVDKQVKQADQIQSTEYVNSIEDDIIASENKIAIFRMVHLLDEPYKEIVLLRLLGGLSFKEIGEVHQRNENWARVSFYRAKLKLREGVTSVEK; via the coding sequence GTGGATGGCCTTACGGAAATATATGAGAAACACGCAGAACAGGTTTTCAAATACATAATTACCTTATGTCGAAATGCAGATGTAGCAGAGGAATTAACTCAAGAAACTTTTTATGAAGCGATCCGGTCGATCGACAACTACAACGGCCAATGCAAAATGTCGGTCTGGTTATGTCAAATCGGCAAGCATACTTACTACAAATATGTCGATAAACAAGTGAAGCAAGCGGATCAAATACAGTCTACTGAATACGTGAACTCCATTGAAGATGACATTATTGCTTCTGAAAATAAGATAGCAATATTCCGGATGGTCCATTTGCTTGATGAGCCATACAAAGAAATAGTTTTGTTGCGTCTATTAGGTGGTTTAAGTTTTAAGGAAATTGGAGAAGTTCATCAACGAAATGAAAATTGGGCCAGAGTATCATTTTACAGAGCTAAATTAAAGTTAAGAGAGGGAGTGACTTCAGTTGAGAAATGA
- a CDS encoding zf-HC2 domain-containing protein — MRNECYIVRDLLPSYIDQLCSEQSRIFVEKHITQCESCAQILQHMKVEFDDAEDVEIPVRLEQKKPFEKVSQLIKAQGKFSNILGFSFWSGIVITVILLVFSLNHLVLWQNDQEEVQRVAQEQQDIMDKVFAVLMEPETPNEQSLQIVFQQYKEQLQHIAVFPSGAVEDTILDLQTPSTTYPVEYERASIVIGEYGEITEPIVPIDYDIGTMAMANEEWVVQFEYKESYLATVENAHQIKHYAPSSWELFLMPIIFSVISFFIFLIWVYHKRIMKPMEV; from the coding sequence TTGAGAAATGAATGCTACATCGTACGTGATTTATTGCCTTCCTACATAGATCAATTGTGCAGCGAGCAAAGCAGAATTTTTGTTGAAAAGCATATAACGCAGTGTGAATCATGTGCTCAAATTTTACAACATATGAAAGTCGAGTTTGATGATGCTGAAGACGTGGAAATACCTGTACGTCTTGAACAGAAAAAGCCATTTGAAAAAGTGTCTCAATTGATAAAGGCACAAGGAAAGTTCTCAAATATATTAGGGTTCTCTTTTTGGTCCGGGATAGTTATTACAGTAATACTTTTAGTGTTTTCTTTGAACCACTTAGTTTTGTGGCAGAATGATCAAGAAGAAGTTCAACGTGTAGCGCAAGAACAGCAAGATATTATGGATAAAGTCTTCGCTGTATTAATGGAACCAGAAACTCCTAATGAGCAGTCATTGCAAATCGTTTTTCAGCAATATAAGGAACAATTACAGCATATTGCAGTATTTCCCTCTGGAGCAGTAGAAGATACCATTCTCGATTTGCAAACCCCAAGCACTACATACCCTGTTGAATACGAACGAGCTTCCATTGTCATTGGTGAATACGGAGAAATCACAGAACCAATTGTTCCAATTGATTACGATATCGGTACAATGGCTATGGCGAACGAAGAATGGGTCGTCCAATTCGAATATAAAGAGTCCTACTTAGCAACAGTGGAAAATGCTCATCAAATTAAACACTATGCACCTAGTAGTTGGGAATTATTTTTAATGCCTATTATTTTTAGTGTGATAAGCTTCTTTATATTTTTGATTTGGGTATATCACAAGCGAATCATGAAACCAATGGAAGTTTGA
- the lepB gene encoding signal peptidase I — MTRSKKEKNELWEWGKAIFIAFVVVGIVRFFLFAPIVVDGESMMPTLENGDRMIVNKIGYLIGEPDRYDIIVFHATEDKDFIKRVIGLPGDHVAYEDGQLLINGEAQKEPYDGDIETFTEDFSLEKVTEFETIPEGYVFVLGDNRKNSTDSRIIGLIPIKEIVGSTNYVFWPFDDVGFVE, encoded by the coding sequence ATGACGCGTTCAAAGAAGGAAAAAAATGAACTGTGGGAATGGGGAAAAGCGATTTTCATTGCTTTTGTTGTAGTAGGGATCGTTCGCTTTTTTCTTTTTGCCCCCATTGTTGTCGATGGCGAGTCGATGATGCCGACTTTGGAAAACGGAGATCGAATGATTGTAAATAAAATCGGATATTTGATTGGAGAGCCTGATCGATACGACATAATAGTGTTTCATGCTACAGAAGATAAAGACTTTATTAAAAGAGTGATCGGACTACCAGGGGATCATGTGGCATACGAGGATGGCCAACTGTTAATAAACGGAGAAGCACAAAAAGAACCTTATGATGGTGACATAGAAACATTCACTGAAGATTTCTCGCTTGAAAAAGTAACAGAATTTGAAACGATTCCAGAAGGCTATGTCTTCGTATTGGGTGATAACCGAAAAAACAGCACGGATAGCCGTATCATTGGGCTGATACCGATTAAAGAAATAGTGGGCAGCACAAATTATGTTTTCTGGCCATTCGACGATGTAGGCTTTGTTGAGTGA
- a CDS encoding alpha/beta fold hydrolase gives MKKEIIKFEDGLQVGMRSWGNMNHTTLLFLHGLGSSSASFTELANLLSQKYRIIALDLPGHGSSTAEQAEESFSVASVARWAKEAMEQLDIKDLHVIGHSIGGNIALAFAEIFSVQSVVLLDGGYIRSSSIPGSLITEEVRFAKEHCDNYAFASWTQFEAKMAKEGLTERLIEMAKPSMKVKRDAIKLILTSEHAGYYVKQHFNEPSIDTLSEVDVPVLLLRSTLPKAFNSHRDSETARLKQYLALSVEEVKDTSHDIYWENPKMVSKKISQWISSKK, from the coding sequence ATGAAAAAGGAAATTATTAAATTTGAAGATGGATTACAGGTAGGCATGCGTTCATGGGGAAACATGAACCACACAACGCTTCTTTTTCTTCACGGCCTTGGAAGTTCGTCAGCCAGCTTTACTGAACTGGCTAACTTACTTTCCCAAAAGTACAGGATCATCGCATTAGATTTGCCAGGTCATGGTTCATCTACAGCTGAACAAGCAGAAGAATCCTTTTCAGTAGCATCGGTGGCTAGGTGGGCAAAGGAAGCAATGGAACAACTTGATATTAAAGATCTTCATGTAATCGGACATTCTATAGGCGGAAATATAGCATTGGCATTTGCTGAAATTTTCTCTGTTCAATCGGTCGTTCTCTTAGACGGCGGTTATATACGCTCAAGCAGTATTCCTGGTAGTTTAATCACTGAAGAAGTTCGCTTCGCAAAAGAGCATTGTGATAATTATGCCTTTGCATCCTGGACGCAGTTTGAAGCAAAGATGGCAAAAGAAGGCTTGACGGAACGATTGATTGAAATGGCGAAACCGAGCATGAAAGTAAAACGTGATGCTATTAAGTTGATTTTAACGAGTGAACATGCCGGATATTATGTGAAGCAACATTTCAATGAGCCGAGTATAGATACTTTAAGTGAGGTCGATGTACCGGTCTTGCTGCTTAGAAGCACTTTGCCGAAGGCGTTTAATTCCCATCGTGATAGTGAAACTGCGAGACTCAAGCAGTACTTGGCTCTCTCTGTGGAAGAAGTGAAAGATACTTCCCACGATATCTATTGGGAGAACCCGAAAATGGTGAGCAAAAAAATATCCCAGTGGATTAGCAGTAAAAAATAG
- a CDS encoding GNAT family N-acetyltransferase, protein MKIENHLKDMPTFETERLLLRKVTRYDLDDVFEFSSDPEVAQRMTWEKNDSKEETLSNFLQPTVDGYKDGQSGVWAIVYKESEKVIGTCSLVEWSNEHQKAEIGYVLNRKFWGAGIATEALREVLSYSFGVLQLNRIEGGCDLDNIGSEKVMLKAGMTFEGVLRKNERIKGEFRDTKIFSILKSEFDSVSIHSSK, encoded by the coding sequence ATGAAAATTGAAAATCACTTAAAAGACATGCCGACATTTGAAACGGAACGACTGCTGCTAAGAAAAGTGACACGGTACGATTTGGATGATGTGTTTGAATTCTCTTCCGATCCCGAAGTAGCGCAACGTATGACCTGGGAGAAGAACGATTCAAAAGAAGAAACCTTATCCAACTTCCTGCAGCCGACTGTGGACGGATATAAAGATGGCCAAAGCGGTGTATGGGCGATTGTGTATAAAGAAAGCGAGAAAGTCATCGGAACTTGCTCGCTGGTCGAGTGGTCGAATGAACATCAAAAAGCAGAAATAGGTTACGTGTTAAATCGCAAATTTTGGGGAGCGGGAATCGCTACAGAAGCGCTAAGGGAAGTCCTGAGTTACAGTTTTGGCGTACTTCAATTGAACCGGATCGAAGGCGGCTGCGATTTAGACAATATCGGGTCTGAAAAAGTCATGTTGAAAGCCGGCATGACCTTTGAAGGCGTTTTGAGAAAGAATGAACGTATCAAAGGAGAATTTAGAGACACAAAAATCTTTTCGATCTTAAAAAGTGAATTCGATTCTGTGTCTATACATAGTTCAAAATAA
- a CDS encoding NUDIX hydrolase: MKAWETLSTEYLYKNSFGNLRKEQCRLPNGIIIDNFYVNEYSDWVNAVVLTESMQLVLVKQYRHGTRGFYLEIPAGKLEENETSEQGILREVLEETGFTSNKNPILLGEHMVNPAIQNNKISTYLITDAFKTKDQQLDDTEEIDVKLIGFEEFDDLILNQTIETQLFTASAYYMAKSFLNK, translated from the coding sequence ATGAAAGCATGGGAAACGCTGTCCACAGAATATTTATACAAAAATTCGTTCGGAAATTTGAGGAAAGAGCAATGTAGGCTGCCAAACGGAATTATCATTGATAACTTTTACGTAAATGAGTATTCGGATTGGGTGAATGCCGTAGTCCTTACAGAGAGCATGCAACTCGTACTTGTAAAGCAATATAGGCATGGGACAAGAGGTTTTTATTTAGAAATTCCTGCTGGAAAGCTTGAAGAAAACGAAACAAGTGAGCAAGGAATTCTAAGGGAAGTTCTTGAAGAGACCGGATTCACTTCAAACAAAAATCCGATATTGCTAGGAGAACATATGGTGAATCCGGCCATTCAAAACAATAAAATTTCTACATACTTAATCACTGATGCATTCAAAACAAAAGATCAGCAATTGGATGATACGGAAGAGATCGATGTTAAACTGATCGGTTTCGAAGAGTTTGATGACTTGATACTGAATCAGACTATCGAAACACAGTTGTTTACAGCGAGCGCTTATTATATGGCAAAGTCGTTTCTAAACAAATAA
- a CDS encoding HAD family hydrolase: MSSISTILFDLDDTLLDREQAIEKLFLVLLEKFYENIKHTNKNEMLRRFKEYDKKNYGINDKTRVLEPFFNEFPTKRIVSQYDMQDFWNTNLPLCFSVDETILDFLSSLKEQYQLAIITNGSTERQYAKISNTNLNNYFEEVFISEEVGFTKPDRRIFEVALNKLNIQPEHVLFIGDDLEKDIEGCQNANIKGIWFNSLSLENHTDIKPYAEIKSLKELLNYLS, encoded by the coding sequence TTGAGTTCTATCTCAACGATATTATTTGACTTAGATGACACGCTGCTTGATAGAGAGCAGGCAATAGAAAAGCTATTTTTGGTTCTTTTAGAAAAATTCTATGAAAATATAAAACATACGAATAAAAACGAAATGTTGAGAAGGTTTAAAGAATACGACAAGAAAAATTATGGGATTAATGATAAAACAAGAGTCTTAGAGCCGTTTTTTAATGAATTCCCAACTAAACGTATAGTTTCTCAATATGACATGCAGGATTTTTGGAATACAAATCTGCCCCTCTGTTTTTCTGTTGATGAAACTATACTCGATTTTTTAAGTTCTCTTAAAGAACAGTATCAATTAGCTATTATTACCAATGGATCAACCGAGAGGCAATATGCGAAAATATCGAATACTAATTTAAACAACTATTTTGAAGAAGTCTTTATTTCTGAAGAAGTTGGGTTTACTAAACCAGATAGACGTATATTTGAAGTTGCCCTGAATAAATTAAATATCCAACCAGAACACGTATTGTTTATTGGGGATGACTTAGAGAAAGATATCGAAGGATGCCAAAATGCGAATATCAAAGGCATATGGTTTAATTCGCTTTCACTGGAGAATCATACTGATATAAAGCCATATGCTGAAATTAAGTCACTTAAAGAGCTATTAAATTACCTTTCGTAA
- a CDS encoding GNAT family N-acetyltransferase produces the protein MDVAEVSKKMKIQQITGPFKNEARAVVLKGLEERFGFIDPSYNPDLKDIVSSYSREKTMFFVCVFDNAVISTGAVSYEATGIGRIERMSVLKKYRRSGIAKIMLQHLESWAQQQGYEKLVLETNKSWTSAIEFYKKQHYEIYLNEGERIHFSKCLV, from the coding sequence GTGGATGTAGCGGAAGTGAGTAAAAAAATGAAGATACAACAAATTACGGGGCCTTTCAAAAACGAAGCGAGGGCAGTCGTTTTAAAAGGCTTGGAGGAGCGATTCGGATTTATCGATCCTTCCTACAATCCTGATTTAAAAGACATAGTGAGCAGTTACAGCCGGGAGAAGACGATGTTTTTTGTTTGTGTCTTTGATAATGCAGTAATTTCTACTGGAGCGGTTTCGTATGAAGCCACTGGTATTGGCAGAATAGAACGCATGTCGGTTCTCAAAAAATACAGAAGGAGCGGCATAGCCAAAATAATGCTCCAACATTTAGAATCGTGGGCACAGCAACAGGGTTACGAAAAACTGGTTCTGGAAACGAATAAAAGCTGGACGAGTGCGATTGAATTTTATAAGAAGCAGCATTATGAAATCTACTTGAACGAAGGGGAACGCATCCACTTTTCCAAGTGCTTGGTTTAA
- a CDS encoding GNAT family N-acetyltransferase, whose amino-acid sequence MKIEMQPMSEEEFDQFMAFLIPDYAKDLSENYMIPEDAAMEESRALMAKLFLNKQNTEGQSVCHVVSMEEDKVVGSLWYNIEPSTNKAYIYHILIGEEYRKQGMATAVLQKLEEDMRNRGVTSMGLNVFGTNPHAYELYEKMGYRVQSTSMGKRI is encoded by the coding sequence ATGAAAATAGAAATGCAGCCAATGTCAGAAGAAGAATTCGATCAGTTTATGGCGTTCTTGATCCCTGATTATGCGAAAGACTTATCGGAAAACTACATGATTCCAGAGGATGCAGCGATGGAAGAATCAAGAGCTTTAATGGCAAAACTGTTTTTAAACAAACAAAATACAGAGGGGCAGTCAGTTTGTCATGTTGTCTCAATGGAAGAAGATAAAGTAGTTGGCTCCCTTTGGTACAATATCGAGCCCAGTACGAATAAAGCTTACATCTATCATATTTTAATTGGAGAAGAGTATAGAAAACAGGGGATGGCTACAGCGGTATTGCAGAAACTAGAGGAAGATATGCGAAATCGCGGCGTAACTTCCATGGGGTTAAATGTGTTCGGGACCAATCCCCATGCTTATGAACTTTATGAAAAGATGGGTTACCGAGTGCAGTCAACATCCATGGGAAAAAGAATATGA
- a CDS encoding ABC transporter ATP-binding protein has protein sequence METIIEVHNVSKIFSGKPVLKNVDLKVEKGKTIGIVGSNGSGKSVLFKLICGFIKPAEGTIKIRKETLGKKIDFPENVGVLINTPGYIEIFSGFKNLQFLAAINNKISDKQIKDTMALVGLNPDNKTKVKDYSLGMQQKLAIAQAIMENQDILILDEPFNALDYKTYNDIKAIIKSLQADERTILLTSHHFEDIEELCDEVYHIANGELQPLTEDLKYIYYSRQ, from the coding sequence ATGGAAACTATTATTGAGGTACACAATGTGTCAAAAATCTTTTCAGGGAAACCTGTTCTAAAAAATGTGGATTTAAAAGTCGAGAAAGGTAAAACAATCGGAATTGTGGGGAGTAATGGCAGTGGCAAGTCCGTTTTGTTCAAGCTCATATGTGGGTTTATCAAACCGGCTGAAGGTACTATAAAAATTCGGAAAGAAACACTCGGAAAAAAAATTGATTTCCCTGAAAATGTTGGGGTACTGATCAATACACCCGGTTACATTGAAATTTTTAGTGGCTTTAAGAACCTGCAGTTTTTAGCCGCCATCAATAATAAGATTTCCGATAAACAGATCAAGGATACCATGGCATTAGTGGGGTTGAACCCGGATAATAAGACGAAAGTAAAAGATTATTCACTAGGGATGCAACAAAAATTAGCCATTGCTCAAGCAATCATGGAAAATCAGGATATCCTTATCCTGGATGAACCATTCAATGCACTGGATTATAAAACATATAATGATATTAAGGCAATTATTAAAAGTCTTCAAGCTGACGAGCGGACTATCCTGCTCACAAGCCATCATTTTGAAGATATTGAAGAATTGTGCGACGAAGTATATCATATTGCGAATGGCGAATTGCAACCACTGACAGAGGATCTGAAATACATTTACTATAGTAGGCAGTAG
- the pyrH gene encoding UMP kinase, which produces MKTIKRVLIKLSGGALASESGDSFDHQKLDHIANEILSISDMDIEVAVVIGGGNIFRGSLAEQWNIDRVEADNIGTLGTIMNSLMLRGVLKSKSGKDVRVMTSIPVPSVAEPYIQLRAKRHLEKGSIVIFGGGNGQPFVTTDYPSVQRAIETNCDAIFVAKQGVDGVFNLDPNQHSEAKMYRTLHFDDILKENIKVMDQSALLLAKDFNISVNIFNFDKKGEVKRIVEGKQTGTLVSQQASEFYVKS; this is translated from the coding sequence ATGAAAACGATTAAAAGAGTGTTGATCAAGCTCAGTGGTGGGGCATTGGCAAGCGAAAGTGGAGATAGCTTTGACCATCAAAAGCTTGACCATATTGCTAATGAGATTCTTTCCATTAGCGATATGGACATCGAGGTGGCAGTTGTTATTGGCGGCGGCAATATCTTCCGCGGTAGCTTGGCGGAGCAATGGAATATCGACCGGGTGGAAGCGGATAACATCGGAACACTTGGCACCATCATGAACAGCTTGATGTTAAGAGGCGTTTTAAAAAGCAAGTCCGGAAAAGATGTCAGGGTGATGACTTCGATACCTGTACCGTCTGTAGCAGAACCGTATATTCAGCTACGAGCCAAGAGGCATTTGGAGAAAGGTTCCATTGTCATCTTCGGCGGAGGCAACGGGCAGCCGTTCGTGACGACTGACTACCCAAGCGTCCAGCGGGCAATCGAAACGAATTGTGATGCCATTTTCGTTGCCAAGCAAGGCGTGGACGGTGTATTCAATCTGGATCCAAATCAGCACAGTGAAGCGAAAATGTATCGGACATTGCATTTCGACGATATCTTAAAAGAAAACATCAAAGTCATGGACCAGTCTGCTCTTCTTCTGGCGAAAGACTTCAATATCTCCGTCAACATATTCAACTTCGATAAAAAAGGTGAAGTGAAGAGAATCGTCGAAGGAAAACAGACTGGAACCTTGGTTTCACAACAAGCTTCAGAGTTTTATGTGAAGAGCTAG
- a CDS encoding HEAT repeat domain-containing protein, with translation MKSEQKIMIIQGFLEQAGPDAIENIATFLEDEDPHVIWMAIEALGTLPISEKIQSILLPLTENPDEEIRFKTLEALWGYTGDAVFNAVVNRLKDDDELVRISAVEALGEMRDSRAKQHLIDALTDVEGIVRREAAEGLGKLGDASAVPVLQAFLQNETSSTVKVGFYAGLYLLGAEFRLKSLLNLLKDPSYQVRCSVANCVLNLVDEENKKLIIKALGAALRRETTVAARSTLHSALEELNSSSDLTMK, from the coding sequence ATGAAATCCGAACAAAAAATAATGATTATCCAGGGATTTCTCGAGCAGGCTGGTCCGGATGCTATTGAGAACATTGCCACCTTTTTAGAAGACGAAGATCCTCACGTTATTTGGATGGCCATCGAAGCTCTGGGAACATTACCGATCAGCGAAAAAATCCAATCCATCCTGCTGCCCCTGACCGAAAATCCGGATGAAGAAATCCGGTTTAAAACGCTCGAAGCGCTGTGGGGTTATACGGGAGACGCTGTTTTTAACGCCGTGGTCAACCGATTAAAAGATGACGATGAACTCGTGCGTATTTCAGCGGTGGAAGCCTTGGGTGAGATGCGGGATAGCAGAGCGAAACAGCATCTAATCGATGCCTTAACCGACGTGGAAGGGATTGTCCGTAGGGAGGCTGCAGAAGGGCTAGGCAAACTTGGAGATGCATCGGCAGTCCCTGTACTGCAAGCCTTTCTTCAGAACGAAACAAGCAGCACTGTGAAAGTCGGTTTCTATGCTGGTCTCTATCTTTTGGGTGCTGAATTCCGCCTGAAATCTCTTTTGAATCTTTTGAAAGACCCCTCCTATCAGGTGCGTTGTTCGGTTGCCAACTGCGTTTTGAACTTGGTGGATGAAGAAAATAAAAAGCTGATTATAAAAGCGCTGGGCGCTGCACTCAGAAGGGAAACGACAGTTGCCGCCCGTTCCACTTTGCACAGTGCGCTAGAGGAACTTAATTCCTCAAGTGATTTAACTATGAAGTGA
- a CDS encoding NUDIX hydrolase yields the protein MELWDLVDASRKPLNKLHTRGEELQPNEFHVVVEVYTINADGCMLMTQRDATKPFPLLWESTGGSVHAGESSVEGAVRELAEETEIAVAAADLQYLGERSKGKSFLDSYLYVSKRTIEINELTLQPGEVCDAKWVRVEELKEMNRTGQVVPPVWERYQLYWEELKSLFR from the coding sequence ATGGAGTTGTGGGATTTAGTAGACGCTTCAAGAAAACCACTAAACAAATTACATACACGCGGAGAGGAACTTCAACCGAATGAATTTCATGTGGTTGTGGAGGTCTATACAATTAATGCAGACGGGTGCATGTTAATGACTCAAAGAGATGCCACTAAGCCTTTCCCATTGCTTTGGGAAAGCACAGGAGGTTCAGTACATGCAGGGGAAAGCAGCGTAGAAGGTGCTGTCAGAGAACTTGCTGAAGAAACGGAGATTGCCGTGGCAGCAGCGGATCTTCAATACTTAGGCGAGAGGTCGAAGGGCAAATCATTTCTGGACAGCTATTTGTACGTAAGCAAGAGAACTATTGAAATCAATGAACTAACTCTGCAGCCTGGGGAAGTCTGTGATGCCAAATGGGTCCGAGTTGAAGAATTGAAGGAAATGAATCGAACAGGCCAGGTAGTGCCGCCGGTTTGGGAAAGGTATCAACTGTACTGGGAAGAATTGAAATCCTTATTTAGATAA